The window AAGTGGTGGCCGTCGCGGCGAGTCGGGGCGGATGGGGTGACGAGTTGGCAAGGCTAATGGTTGCGGCGGCGCCCAACAAAGCGTTGCAGCGGAGGCCGTGAGTGCGGTAGTCATCGGTAGCGGAATGCCGCTCACGGCCCCGCTGAACGCGAGCGTTAGGCGGATCAACACAACGAGGCGTACTTAATGAATGAACCAGCACTCCTCCAGTTTGGTAACGGCGCGCTTTCAATCGTTGCAGCAATCTTCGTACTAGGGGCAAACCAGAAGGCGTCAGTCCGACGAGTCCGCTGGTGGTTAGCTCTCGCGATATTATTGGGGGCAGCAATGTATTTGGCGCAATTTGCCTTCGCTCTAAATAACCCAAGTGCTGGCTTGACAAGAGATCAAGTATATATATCACTGGCGTTCAATCTATCTTCAACATTTTGTATGGGCATAGCAGTCTTATCTCACTACATGCGGCGGCGTCTTCGCGAGAGAACCTCGGCGGTTGTGCTAGTTTTGGTGCTGGCCGCTACAGCCGCGTTCGATTTAGTGTTCACGGGATGGTATGCGTCGAGCGCCGTGAATTTCTTGCTCTTTGGAGTATTGGCTTGGTCAGTGCGGAATGAGGATATTGCTTCTTCAATGGTCTTCCTCGCCTATGCCTGTTTGCAGGTGCCGCGAAAGCTGGGATCCGCAGGGCATCTAGAGTTTGACTTTGGCTTACTCGTGGTCTCTAAGTTTGCTTTAATCGGTGCGATCTATAAGACCCTCGATGCACTCCAGGCAAGAGAAACAGAATCTACGGCTCAAGATGGGACTACTGCCTAACATCCAATCCAACGGTTGTGGTCCAGATTGAGCTTTGTATGATCGCACAAGATCACGCCTAACAAGGCGTTGCAGCGGAGGCCGCGCCGCAAGTTTCTTATCATGCCTTCATTGGCGCTCGCGGCCCGCTGAACGCGGGCGTTAGGCGCAGATGCTACTGAGTTTACCTATGAACCGTTGACAGGAAAACTACCGAGGTCGAAATGAAATCTGCTCACCCGCAGCTGTGGCCTTTGGCTGGCGCCATTTTCATCCTCCTCAGCATCCCTTTCATTCTTCAACTTGTGCCGCCGAATCACTGGTCGGGATTTCGCGTCGAGAAGACGCTGTCGGATGAGCGAGTTTGGTATGCAGCGAACCGTGTCATGGGATATGACCTGCTGATTGCCGGCGTCGTCATTTTGGCAACGACGATTGCGACGGCCATTTACCTGCGGGGCAATCGGCGATTGGCCAACCGGCTCAATTTAGCGGTCTTCATCCTCTCGCTGGCGGTTGCGGCGGCGCACAGTTTCTGGGCGCTTACTCGAATGTAGGTAAAAGAGCAAGACTGAGGGCAGGTGAACTAAACTGCGCCTAACAACGACATGCACCGGAGCGCGCGAAGCGCAGTTATCATCATTCTGCCAATGCCGTTCGCGTGCCCGCTGATGTGTGTTCGTTAGACGCTTGCTGGCTCTCGCCAATGAGCGTAAGCATTAACGGAAACAAAACAACCTCAGGTGGAAAACAGCAGACCTGAATAAAAAGGAGATAACCTATGAGTTCCGAGGAACAAAACGACCTTCTCTTCCAAGAGGCGCTTGAAGCTGAAACAGCAAGAGATTGGGCAAGATTAAGAAGTAAATGTGAGCAAGGGCTTAAAATGGAAGGAATCGCACCGACTAGAGAAGCACTATTCAGGAGGCTTCGGGCCAAGTCACTCTTTTCCATCGCTACCGCACGGCGCGAAACCTATGATGCTGGTTTGCTACAGGAAGCAATCGAAGATGCCAAAAAGGTTGTAACGATCTATGCTAATCCCGAACATTACCCATCTTATGGGGCGCGTTTTCTTGCTGAAGCCTATGTAATTTGCGGTGATGCTTCATACGCTCTTGTAATGACTCCAAGCGGTTCGAGCCAGAAAGGTGATTTGATTGCTCAGGCAATAGAGCAATATGAAAAATCTCTTGAAATAGAACCTCAGAATAAAAAGATTCGTGAGATGCTTGACCATGTCAAACAACATCCAGCCGCGAAAAAGCAATCGGGAGGTAAAGGTGGATGCTCCTCTGCAATTGTAGTTCTGTGCGTGCTACTGCTTCTTCTAGTTTTTATACTCCGGTGAGCTTGGGCAAAAGGAGGTAATAAACTATGGTTTGTGGATGGTGTGACTATAAGATCAAAGATACTCCCTATTACTGTCGTAGATGCGGATGGCACCTCGGCTACAACTGCTTAAAAAATGGCAGATGCCCAAGATGCAATAGCCGAGCAGAAAAACACTAATGCTGCTTAACCCAAAGCGCGTCTAACAACACGTTGCAGCCGAGCGCGGGCAGCGCAGTTCTTATGCGTTCATTGAGTGCCGTTCCCGCGCCGGCTGAACGCGGGCGTTAGATCGCCGGTGAATCGCACGGAATTCAAGTCTTGTGCTTACTGCGACGAATTCGTGTTATAGTTCGGAGGATCGCACTCATGAAGAATCTGATATTCCGATCAAATGCCCTCCTGTTACCTTTGGGATTCCTTATTATCTTTTGTGCTGTTCCATCATTTGTCTTTGGGCAGGAAAAGGCTGAGATATCCATCCAGCCATCTCTATCACATATCAGCAGTATGGACTTTTCACCCGATGGCAGGTACATCCTCATAGCTTCTAATCAGGGGCTCACCCTCTGGGATGCTGCCAGCAAACGCGAGATCAGGCGGTTCACAGGGCTTTCTGAAGTAGCTCGCTCAGTAGTTTTCACCCCAGATGGCAAATATGCATCGTCTGATTGTGGCAGGTATACCGAACGGTTTAGAGGGAGGATTACTCCGGTAATCAAACTGTGGCATATCCCTAGCGGCAGAGAGATCAAGGTTTTCAGAGGGCACACTGACGCAATCAACTCGCTGGCCTTTTCCCCTGACGCCAAGTATCTCTTATCCGGCAGTGATGATAAAACTCTCAAGCTATGGGATATAACGGGCGGACAAGAGATCAGGACTTTCAAGGGTCATTCATCTGGAATTATCTCACTAGCTTTTTCTTCTGATGGTAAATATGCCGTTTCGGGCAGTAGTGACCAGACAATTAAACGATGGGATATTGCTACGGGGGAAGAGGTAAGCAGTTTTACTTGGAAGTCAAGTCTCTTTGGCAAACTGGTCTGCTCCTCTGATGGCAAATATGCCGTGTTGACCGGTTATGACGAGGGCATAGAGTTGTTGGATATTGCGAGCGGAAAGGTGATTGGTAGGTTCAAGGAAAGCGTCTATTCAATTGTCAACTCGGCTATCTTTTCCTCCGATAACAAGTATGTCGTGACAGGTCATAACGATGGAACATTGAAGGTTTGGGATGTCGCCGGCGGAACATCTGTCAGCGCCTTAAGGCCGGGAGGCGAGATTGTTTCAGTGGCCATTTCTCGTGACAACAAATACATTTTAGCAGTTACCAAGGACGGCCCAGTGGGGATGTTTGATGCGGCCAGGAAGAAAGAAGTCGGCAAGTTCACAGGCTATTTAGATAGGGCTTCGGCTATGGCTTTTTCGTCTGATTGCAAGTACATGCTGTGGGGAAGTTATGAGCCTAGATTCAAGCCCGGGAATCAGGGCTCTGAGCTTAAACTCAAGCTCAGAGAAGTTGATAGTGGGAAAGAAATCAGAACATTTGAAGGGAATCCAGGCCTGGCTTACTGGCTCGCCTTTTCTCCTAATGGTAAGTATGTGCTATCGAAGGGCCGCGACACTTTTAAGGTTTGGGATGTAGCTTTGGGAACGGGAATTAGCACATTCAGAAGTTCGCCGGATGAAGCTCTAATCTCTGCGATGATCTTTCCTTCGGATGGCAAAGACTACTTATTGCGCGCACACAGAAATATATTTTTCCTCAGCGATCTTCTCACCGGGCAGGAAATCAGGAAGTTTACCGGGCACTCAGATAAAATACACTCAGTAGCCGTTTCCCCTGATGGCAGGTATCTCTTATCCGCTAGTAAGGACAAGATGCTAAAGCTTTGGGATATTGCTACGGCAAGAGAAATCAAAACGTTCGTACGGCAAACAGGTGCAGCTATCTCAGTAACGTTTTTGTCTGACGGCAAACATGCCTTATCGGTTGGTGATGATAAGACCATTACCCTATGGGACATAGTTAACGGGAAAGAAATCAGGACATTCGAGTTGAACAACTCGGATTCAAACCTGTTTTTTTCCGTGGCGATTTCTCCTGATGGTAAGTATGCACTGTTGACAGGCACGGACAAGGAAACAGCCACGACTTGGGAGGTCACTGTTTGGAATATATCAGAAGAAAAATCGGTCGCAGCATACAAAGCAGAGGGACTCGGGCTATTTCCGCTCACAAAATTCTCCCCCGACAGCAGGTATGTGCTATCAGCCACGACTGATGGAATAGTGAGGCGGTGGAGCATTGTTTCGGGAAAAGAGATTACCCGGACGATTATGTTTACGGCAGATGAGTGGATCGCCATTACTCCTGAAGGTTATTACAATTCGTCTGCGAATGGAGACAAATATGTGAATGTCCGCATCGGAGATAAAGTTTATGGACTGGATCAGTTTCGTGTCACATTTTACAAGCCTCAAGTAATCGAAACTGCATTGAAGATCGGGGATTCTGAGCAAGCGGCGAGAATTGTTACGACCGCAAAACAACAACCATTAATGGCCTTCCAGGATATAGAACCTCCACTCGTAGTTATCAGGTCGCCCGGGGAAGGTAATTCAATGAATTCTAACCAAATTGAGATTTCGATTCACATTGAGGATAAGAATCAGACGATCAAAGACGTGAAGCTATCTATCAATGGTAATCCGGTCATTATTGAGAAAGAAAGAAGTATTGCTACTGAATCGCTTCGCTCTCAACCTGTCCCAATATCGAATTCATCAGTTGTCGAGATCCCAAAGGGAAGGAAGGCGTTGGACTTAAGAATACCTGCTGCTCTGAAACCCGGAGAAAACATCATAGAGGTGGTCGCGTTCAACGGATTTTCTGAGGGTAGAAAGGCAATTCGAATCTACTCTCCCGAGTAAATAGGCTGTCGGGTTTTATGGCGCATGCAGAGGAGTGAGTTGAGGTCAATTCATGCTCAAATTTATATGGTAATTCTTGACAACGAGAATTACGCATGTTCGGGTTCAATTAAGAGCAATAATCTCAAAACAGGCAAACAGCATTACCAGCAAGGCGATCTAACAAACGCATCCAGCGGAGCGCGCGAAGCGGATTTCTCATGGTTGCTCGGAGTGTTCGGCGCGCGCCCGCTGATGCAGTGCGTTAGGTGGCTATATCCAACATTCTGATAGCCATAGGAATATAAAAGCATTTGGACAGGTGCAAGCACCTGCATGACAGCAAAGTGCAAGCACCTCCATGACAGTAATATGTCAGAAAACTGTTTATGGAGGTCGCTTGCAGTGAGTAAAAATCTTCTCTTGAAAAACGACGGCGCGACCTGGTAGCCGCCGTCCGTCGAGGTCAATCGTTGCGTTCGGTAGCCGCACAATTTCAAGTCTCGGTTCCTACTGTCCAACGCTGGGTCAGCAGAGCCGACGAAAAGCGCTTGGATCGGGCCGATTTCAGTGATCGCCCTAGCCGACCCAAACGGGTTCATAATCGAACTTCGCCGCAGCTTGAAAAAGAGGTTCTTCGTCTGCGCGACCAACTGCGCCAGCACAGCGACCTCGGCGAGTTTGGTGCGGCAGCCATCCGCCGCGAACTGATCCGGCAGGGCATGCCTCATCCCCC is drawn from Blastocatellia bacterium and contains these coding sequences:
- a CDS encoding SdpI family protein, with protein sequence MAGAIFILLSIPFILQLVPPNHWSGFRVEKTLSDERVWYAANRVMGYDLLIAGVVILATTIATAIYLRGNRRLANRLNLAVFILSLAVAAAHSFWALTRM
- a CDS encoding WD40 repeat domain-containing protein; amino-acid sequence: MKNLIFRSNALLLPLGFLIIFCAVPSFVFGQEKAEISIQPSLSHISSMDFSPDGRYILIASNQGLTLWDAASKREIRRFTGLSEVARSVVFTPDGKYASSDCGRYTERFRGRITPVIKLWHIPSGREIKVFRGHTDAINSLAFSPDAKYLLSGSDDKTLKLWDITGGQEIRTFKGHSSGIISLAFSSDGKYAVSGSSDQTIKRWDIATGEEVSSFTWKSSLFGKLVCSSDGKYAVLTGYDEGIELLDIASGKVIGRFKESVYSIVNSAIFSSDNKYVVTGHNDGTLKVWDVAGGTSVSALRPGGEIVSVAISRDNKYILAVTKDGPVGMFDAARKKEVGKFTGYLDRASAMAFSSDCKYMLWGSYEPRFKPGNQGSELKLKLREVDSGKEIRTFEGNPGLAYWLAFSPNGKYVLSKGRDTFKVWDVALGTGISTFRSSPDEALISAMIFPSDGKDYLLRAHRNIFFLSDLLTGQEIRKFTGHSDKIHSVAVSPDGRYLLSASKDKMLKLWDIATAREIKTFVRQTGAAISVTFLSDGKHALSVGDDKTITLWDIVNGKEIRTFELNNSDSNLFFSVAISPDGKYALLTGTDKETATTWEVTVWNISEEKSVAAYKAEGLGLFPLTKFSPDSRYVLSATTDGIVRRWSIVSGKEITRTIMFTADEWIAITPEGYYNSSANGDKYVNVRIGDKVYGLDQFRVTFYKPQVIETALKIGDSEQAARIVTTAKQQPLMAFQDIEPPLVVIRSPGEGNSMNSNQIEISIHIEDKNQTIKDVKLSINGNPVIIEKERSIATESLRSQPVPISNSSVVEIPKGRKALDLRIPAALKPGENIIEVVAFNGFSEGRKAIRIYSPE